Within Priestia filamentosa, the genomic segment ATAAGAGCTCGTCCTAATAAAAATCCGGTAATCAGGATGAGTAAACCACTTTGAAACAGCAGATTCTCCAACTTAAGCTGAAGACCTAGGAAAAATTTTGATGTCTCCTTCTTTGTTCGATCTGCTACTAAATTCGGGATTGGACTGGCATAGTTTCTTTCTGTCTTCTCCACTTCGTTCACCACCTGTATAGAAATACTTAGTGCTCATTATACAGAGGACAACTTCTTTTTTTTGTCAAAAGAAGGGATTGTTTAAAAAAATCGTTCGACTCTTTTCTACTGAACTTTCAAAAACTATACAAAATGTTAGACTCTTCTCTACTAAGCTCTAAGATTAAATGGCGTAACTCGTTATAAAAGTTGTTTATTCCTCTTTATACTCCAAATGTATTGACACTTCTCTATAGTCATAGTATGATTTAACTTGTCTTTAATTGGCGGTGTAGCTCAGCTGGCTAGAGCGTACGGTTCATACCCGTGAGGTCGGGGGTTCGATCCCCTCCGCCGCTATTTCTACAAAAACCCCTTCGTACATTGTCGTACGAAGGGGTTTTTTCGTTTTTCCGCTTTTTCTGCATTCCTTTAATACTACTATATTTCCTAACATTTCAATTTTCTCATTTTCAAAAAATAAAATTCTTACTTCATTTCTTATATTGAAATAAAACCTTAATTCTTAAAAACCTCATTAATAAAAAGGTATGTATATAAAATAAACTTTTCTAAAATATTAAATTAATCATAAATTTATTAAATCCATGGATTAGTGACATGTTTTGATAATTGTCAGTCTCCCTACTAAATGTTAACCTTTATTAATATAAAGTTAACATTTAACAGAAATGGAGTGAAAGCTATGTCAAAATGGTCTAATTTAGCTAAAAAAGTATTAGAAGGTGAACTACTAGAAAAGAAAGAGGCACTAGAAATTCTTGAAGCTCCTAATGATGAAGTTCTCTCAATCATGGATGCTGCTTATACTATTCGCTCTCATTACTTTGGGAACAAAGTAAAGCTCAATATGATTATTAATGCCAAAAGCGGACTCTGCCCTGAAAATTGTGGATACTGCTCACAATCTATTGTGTCAAACGCCCCTATTGAGAAATACCCTATGTTAAACAAAGAAACAATTATAGCAGGGGCACAGGAAGCTATAAAACGTCAAGCAGGAACCTACTGTATTGTGGCAAGTGGTAGGGCCCCATCAAAACGAGACGTGGAGGAAGTTGCTGGAGCGGTGGAAGAAATCACAAAAACAACCTCTCTAAAAATTTGTGCATGTCTAGGATTTCTTAATGAAGAAAAAGCCCAAAGACTACAGCAAGCTGGTGTTCATCGTTATAATCACAATCTCAATACCCATCGAGATAACCACTCTTCTATTGTATCTACTCATACATATGAAGATAGAGTAAATACAGTGAACGAAGTGAAGGGATCAGGGATTTCTCCTTGCTCAGGCTGTATTTTTGGGATGGGAGAAACAAATGAACAAATCTATGAGATTGGTGTTTCATTAAGAAATCTTGATGTTGATTCAATTCCTGTCAATTTTCTTCATGCAATCAAAGGTACTCCGTTGCAGGATCAAAAACCGCTAGAACCACTAGCATGCTTAAAAATCCTTGCTCTCATGAGATTTATCAATCCAAGCAAAGAGATTCGTATTTCAGGTGGTCGTGAAGTAAACCTTCGTTCTCTTCAGCCTCTAGGGCTCTATGCAGCTAATTCTATTTTTGTTGGTGATTATTTAACAACAGATGGACAAGAGGCAGAATATGACCATAAAATGATTGAAGATTTGGGGTTTGAAATCGAGGAATGTGCACTATAAAAAAAGAGCAGCCTAATCATTAGGCTGCTCTTATGCGTATCTATAAAAGATGAGCATTATTACTCACAGTAGTTCATTTATCGCTTCATCAGCAGCAAGTTAACCTCTTCTCGCTCCACGACCGCCACGTTTTGACTCTGTGTTACGTTTTAGGGAAGCAAGACGATCTTCACTATCCTTTAAAAAACGCGACATTTTTTGCTCAAAGTTCTCTGTATTTGGACGATTGTTAGGACGTTCTTGACGCTTTCTTGGTGGACGATATGAATCTTTTGCTTTCTTAATTGATAAGCCGATTTTTCCATCTTTCTCAATATTGATGACCTTTACTTCTACTTGATCACCGACTTGAAGATGTTCGCGAATGTCTTTTACATAGTTGTCAGCTACTTCACTAATGTGAACAAGTCCAGTTGTACCTTCTGAAAGCTCAACAAACGCTCCGAAATGTGTAATACCTGTTACTTTACCTTGTAACTTGCTGCCTACTTCGATTGACATAAAAAAAATGCTCCTCCTTAAAATGTAAAAAAGTCAATTTATTATATATTATACAAAACTAAATTTCACGCTGTCAACGCACATAAGGTGCCGTTAATCTTTTACATTGAAAATAATTTGTCCATCTTCAGTTAAGAAATAATCTTTTCCTGCTAACTTCTTTATATAATCATCGTCGTTTAACTGCTTAATCTCTGTATTGAGGCTTTTCTCTTTCTTCTCAAGCTTCGTTAATTCTTCTGTTAACTGCTTATGTTCTGCTTTCTTCTCTTCAATGGCTGATTGCTGTGAAAAAAGCTTTACAGTAATAAAGATACTAAGGATGAGAGCAAAGATGCCAAAAACGGTGAGACGCCTAATAAGTCCAACACGGCGACGACTTTTGGAATCCAGTTGTTTTTGTTGGGTTTCCACATGGCTTGAAGGTAGCGAGGTTACATTTTTACTTTTTCTTACTCCCACGTTCACTACTCCTCCTTTTTCCGTTTCCAGAACAGCAAGTACTGTTTAAGCCCAATTGTTATATTCTTGATTTTTACGGAAAATCCTTTTAAAGATTGAAAAAAACGGTAACAAAATTGTTGGACTGAAGTTGGCAACATTCTCCAAATGATTCTGAGAAGCCAAGCTATGGGGAATAAGAAAATCTTCAACACAGTAAGTGTTACAGTGAAAAGAAGATTACCTACATAAAGTACGATGGCAATAAGAGCCTGGATAATGAACCATATTGGTTTAACAACAAGTCCTTTTATAAGTCGAACGACAAATAAATATAGAGAAACGACGGCTCGTACAAGAAAGGTTAACAGCGATTGATACGGTTTCTTAAATAAACTTTGATATGCAGAAAAACCACATAAAAGGGCAAGAAAAATATAGAACCGTAGCTCCCCTTCATTTACAACGAACAATACATAGAAGATAAGAACCGCTTGCAGAAGCCAAAATACAATATCATGGCAAAATACAATCCAGCGAGAAACTAACTGTCGATTAAAGAAAAAACGATACGTATCAATGGCAGCCCCAAGGTATGATCCTGTGAGCGCCATTGCTACCATCGTATAAAACTGAACATTTAGGGTCATCGGAACAGCTTGCTAAAGAATCCTTTAGCTTTCTCCGACTGGTTTGCTTCTAGATACACTATATCAAAAATTTTACCTTTAATCGATACGATTCCCTTATCTACATCTAAGTTCTTCATTTGTAAATTTTGTCCTCTTATTGAAAGGAAACCCATTACTGTCTCAAGCAAGAATTCTTCTGTATCAAAACTCTCCACTTGCTTTACACCTGTAATATCAAGAAGTCTACGGCCTTTCATCACTATATCGTGGTTGGGTGCACTTGTATCCTTCGTGCCCCCTGTCATATCATGATATTGATTCATTGTCCCCTCACCTCATCTAATGAATTCATGAGATCCTCACACGAATCTTTTCACATTAGGTATATGAGGTGGAAGGGTTATTTAGAACAAGCCTAATTTCTTTCTGATGTATACTCTTCTTTTACAATTGTGTAAAGAGAAGAGGCTTCTTCTTTTTTAGCTGTTTCTTGAAGTGCATTAATTTTTACTGTCACTTCTTTTGTGCCAAATTTAATCTTTAAAACATCATTCTCTTTTAATTTCGTACTAGCTTTTGCTTCTTGGTCGTTAACAGTGATACGACCTTGATCTGCCACTTCTTTTGCTAATGTACGACGTTTTATTAATCTTGATACTTTAAGAAATTTATCAAGTCTCATCTTACTCACCTTTCTATCTATAAACCTTTTTTCTTTGCTTCATTCCAGAACTCATCAAGCTGCTCAAGAGAAAAATCTCTAAAGTTCGCCCCTCGTTCTTTTACCCGTTCTTCAATATAATTGAACCTATTTATGAATTTTGCATTGCTTTTAGCCAAGGCTACTTCAGGATCGATTTTATAATAGCGAGCCACATTAACAATGGCTGTCAAAATGTCACCGAACTCTTCCATCATTTCTTCGGTCACTTCTGTTGATTCTTTAACTTCTTGTTTAAATTCTTCGAGCTCTTCTTGTACTTTATCGTACATTGGAGCAACATCATCCCAGTCAAAGCCTACCTTAGACACTTTTTTCTGAATATGATAAGCCTTTAATAGTGAAGGCATTGATCGTGGAATTCCGTCTAAAATAGACTCACGCTCTTGCTTCTCTTGTTTTTTAATTTCTTCCCAATTTGTTAACACATCTTCCACATTATTTGCTTCTTTCTTACCAAAAACATGAGGATGGCGACGAACCATTTTCGCAGATATACCTTCAATCACATCATCAACAGTAAACATGCCTTCATCTTCTCCAATTTGAGCATGCAGCATTACTTGAAGAAGGATATCTCCGAGCTCTTCTATAATATGATCATCATCCCCATTATCAATTGCTTCAATAAGCTCGTACGCTTCCTCTAACACATACGATCGTAGTGATTCATGTGTTTGTTTCTGATCCCACGGACAGCCATCAGGTCCCCTTAATGTTGCAATAATAGAGCGGAGTGTTGGAAACTGTTTGTACAACACTTCTTCATCAGTCACAGGAGGTATGTAAAGAGTTAAAAGATTATCAACCTCTCGAATATGATGATCAAGTTCGTATAACTGCACTTTTTGAACATTTTCGTTCTGGCTTCCTGCTGACCTTACAATATAAACGGGATACTCGTCAGGAAGTTTCTCCATTAGAACAAGTTTTACATCTGAAGCAACAAATCCATCATAAACTTGAGCAATGATTACATGTTGTGTAACTTGAATTTCTTCCTTCTTTAGGCTTGTTCCATCAAGAAGTTGAAATCCTTCGATAGGATCTATTTTCACTGCCGTAAATAACGGATCTAAAAAGCTTTGGCCTCCGCTAATTTCAATTTCCACTTCTTTCTCTTTCCCTTTTTGCAAAAGAAGCTGTACTGTCTGTTCCGCAACCATCGGATGGCCTGGTACAACGTATAATACATCTTCTTTTTCAGCTTTTTCAATTAAGACATTTGAGATATGTTCATATACTTCCTCAAATGTTTTAAACGCTTCATAACTATCATCGAAAGATTGGAAAGTAATGCCCTCTGCTTCTAACTGAGGGACGAGTGGATGATGCTTTGTTCTAATATATCCTTCTTTTGTTCCTTGAAGAATTTTTAATGTGCCAATTGTCAGTTGATCATAGTCACCTGCACCTAGACCAAGTACTTTAATCTTTTTTGCCATTTTATCACCTTTCCTATCTCTTCCGTCCTAACTTTGCAAGCTTGCTTCCAAGTGGGAGCATTGCGAGTTCCTCTAATGTAAACATCCCCATCTTTAAAATTGTACTCATATAAATTAGACCTCCAAGTACAACACTTGTTAGGGCAACTAGTGCATGTTGATTTCCTTCGTCCCTCACTATAACTGGCCATAAAAGTTGATAAACTATTAGAACAACCGCCATAACCAATAATGCTTTCAACACTGTATAAAGCGAGGAAAAAGAGAGCCTTGGAAGCACACGAATAACCCGCAAATACGTTACATTTCCAAATGTAATGAAAGCAAAGCACATCACAGAAGCAAACGCAGCTCCTTTTGTTCCGAAAGAAGGAACTAAAAATTCGTTTAATTGCCACTTAACAATAATACCTATCAATACTGAGAGGGCAGGTATATAGACTCTATTCATCCCTTGAATAATAGCTGAGCTTGTTGCAGCTAGAGTTGTGAATGCCACTGTAATACTTAATATAGCAAGAACATCAGAGCCTCTGTAATCCCCATAAAGCATAGCATTTGTTGGTTTAATAATAAGACATAAACCACCAGCTGCTCCAAAGCCAACAACCGTTCCTACACGTAGAGCTAAGCTTGCCTTATACTGAAGAAGTCTTCGATCCTTCTGTAGAAAAGCTGTTGAAATAACAGGAACAAGGGATAAAG encodes:
- a CDS encoding RNA-binding S4 domain-containing protein, producing the protein MRLDKFLKVSRLIKRRTLAKEVADQGRITVNDQEAKASTKLKENDVLKIKFGTKEVTVKINALQETAKKEEASSLYTIVKEEYTSERN
- the yabQ gene encoding spore cortex biosynthesis protein YabQ, which produces MTLNVQFYTMVAMALTGSYLGAAIDTYRFFFNRQLVSRWIVFCHDIVFWLLQAVLIFYVLFVVNEGELRFYIFLALLCGFSAYQSLFKKPYQSLLTFLVRAVVSLYLFVVRLIKGLVVKPIWFIIQALIAIVLYVGNLLFTVTLTVLKIFLFPIAWLLRIIWRMLPTSVQQFCYRFFQSLKGFSVKIKNITIGLKQYLLFWKRKKEE
- the bioB gene encoding biotin synthase BioB → MSKWSNLAKKVLEGELLEKKEALEILEAPNDEVLSIMDAAYTIRSHYFGNKVKLNMIINAKSGLCPENCGYCSQSIVSNAPIEKYPMLNKETIIAGAQEAIKRQAGTYCIVASGRAPSKRDVEEVAGAVEEITKTTSLKICACLGFLNEEKAQRLQQAGVHRYNHNLNTHRDNHSSIVSTHTYEDRVNTVNEVKGSGISPCSGCIFGMGETNEQIYEIGVSLRNLDVDSIPVNFLHAIKGTPLQDQKPLEPLACLKILALMRFINPSKEIRISGGREVNLRSLQPLGLYAANSIFVGDYLTTDGQEAEYDHKMIEDLGFEIEECAL
- a CDS encoding S1 domain-containing RNA-binding protein: MSIEVGSKLQGKVTGITHFGAFVELSEGTTGLVHISEVADNYVKDIREHLQVGDQVEVKVINIEKDGKIGLSIKKAKDSYRPPRKRQERPNNRPNTENFEQKMSRFLKDSEDRLASLKRNTESKRGGRGARRG
- the yabP gene encoding sporulation protein YabP; translated protein: MNQYHDMTGGTKDTSAPNHDIVMKGRRLLDITGVKQVESFDTEEFLLETVMGFLSIRGQNLQMKNLDVDKGIVSIKGKIFDIVYLEANQSEKAKGFFSKLFR
- the mazG gene encoding nucleoside triphosphate pyrophosphohydrolase, with amino-acid sequence MAKKIKVLGLGAGDYDQLTIGTLKILQGTKEGYIRTKHHPLVPQLEAEGITFQSFDDSYEAFKTFEEVYEHISNVLIEKAEKEDVLYVVPGHPMVAEQTVQLLLQKGKEKEVEIEISGGQSFLDPLFTAVKIDPIEGFQLLDGTSLKKEEIQVTQHVIIAQVYDGFVASDVKLVLMEKLPDEYPVYIVRSAGSQNENVQKVQLYELDHHIREVDNLLTLYIPPVTDEEVLYKQFPTLRSIIATLRGPDGCPWDQKQTHESLRSYVLEEAYELIEAIDNGDDDHIIEELGDILLQVMLHAQIGEDEGMFTVDDVIEGISAKMVRRHPHVFGKKEANNVEDVLTNWEEIKKQEKQERESILDGIPRSMPSLLKAYHIQKKVSKVGFDWDDVAPMYDKVQEELEEFKQEVKESTEVTEEMMEEFGDILTAIVNVARYYKIDPEVALAKSNAKFINRFNYIEERVKERGANFRDFSLEQLDEFWNEAKKKGL
- a CDS encoding FtsB family cell division protein, which codes for MGVRKSKNVTSLPSSHVETQQKQLDSKSRRRVGLIRRLTVFGIFALILSIFITVKLFSQQSAIEEKKAEHKQLTEELTKLEKKEKSLNTEIKQLNDDDYIKKLAGKDYFLTEDGQIIFNVKD